A single genomic interval of Pseudorca crassidens isolate mPseCra1 chromosome 19, mPseCra1.hap1, whole genome shotgun sequence harbors:
- the DUS1L gene encoding tRNA-dihydrouridine(16/17) synthase [NAD(P)(+)]-like isoform X1, with product MPKLQGFEFWSCTLGGARHVVAPMVDQSELAWRLLSRRHGAQLCYTPMLHAQVFIRDANYRKENLYCDVCPEDRPLIVQFCANDPEVFVQAALLAQDYCDAIDLNLGCPQMIAKRGHYGAFLQEEWDLLQRMILLAHEKLSVPVTCKIRVFPEIDKTVRYAQMLEKAGCQLLTVHGRTKEQKGPLSGTASWEHIKAVRKAVAIPVFANGNIQCLRDVERCIQDTGVQGVMSAEGNLHNPALFEGRSPAVWELAEEYLDIVRQHPCPLSYVRAHLFKLWHHTLQVHQQLREELAKVKTLEGIAAVSQELKLRCQEDISRQKEGEKPSGGLPFFHWICQPYFRPGPRDGSRESGGARSKRALEEEEGSTDVLSKNKQKKKLRNPHKTFDPSLKPKYAKCDQCGNPKGNRCVFNLCRGCCKKRAFKETADCPGHGLLFKTKLEKSLAWKGAQPRLQEPQQARPGEPGGFPEVMGSALA from the exons ATGCCAAAGCTGCAGGGCTTCGAGTTCTGGAGCTGTACCCTGGGGGGGGCCCGCCACGTGGTGGCCCCCATGGTGGACCAAAGCGAGCTGGCCTGGAGGCTGCTGAGCCGCCGCCACGGGGCCCAGCTGTGCTACACACCCATGCTGCACGCCCAGGTCTTCATTCGAGATGCCAACTACCGCAAGGAGAACCTGTACTGCGACGTGTGCCCCGAGGACCGGCCTCTCATTGTGCAG TTCTGTGCCAATGACCCGGAGGTGTTTGTCCAGGCAGCTCTCCTGGCTCAGGACTACTGCGATGCCATCGACCTGAATTTGGGCTGCCCGCAGATGATAGCCAAGCGAG GTCACTATGGCGCCTTCCTGCAGGAGGAGTGGGACCTCCTCCAAAGAATGA TTCTGCTAGCCCACGAAAAACTTTCTGTCCCTGTCACATGCAAGATCCGTGTCTTCCCAGAGATTGACAAGACCGTAAGGTACGCCCAGATGCTGGAAAAGGCTGGCTGCCAG TTGCTGACTGTCCACGGGCGCACCAAGGAGCAGAAGGGGCCCTTGTCGGGCACCGCGTCCTGGGAGCACATCAAGGCTGTGCG GAAGGCAGTGGCCATCCCCGTGTTTGCCAATGGGAACATCCAGTGCCTGCGGGACGTGGAACGCTGCATCCAGGACACGGGGGTGCAAGGGGTCATGAGTGCAG AGGGAAACCTGCACAACCCTGCCCTGTTCGAGGGCCGCAGTCCTGCCGTGTGGGAGCTGGCCGAGGAGTACCTGGACATCGTGCGGCAGCACCCCTGCCCTCTGTCCTACGTCCGGGCCCACCTCTTTAAGCTGTGGCACCACAC GCTGCAGGTGCATCAGCAGCTTCGAGAGGAGCTCGCCAAAGTGAAGACCCTGGAGGGCATTGCCGCAGTGAGCCAGGAGCTGAAGCTGCGGTGTCAG GAGGATATATCCaggcagaaggagggagagaagcctTCAGGCGGCTTGCCTTTCTTCCACTGGATCTGCCAGCCCTACTTCCGGCCAGG GCCCAGGGACGGGAGCAGGGAGAGCGGGGGTGCCCGTAGCAAGCgggccctggaggaggaggagggcagtACAGACGTCTTGTCCAAGAACaagcagaagaagaaactgaggaacCCCCATAAGACCTTCGACCCCTCGCTGAAGC CAAAATATGCAAAGTGTGATCAGTGTGGAAACCCAAAG GGCAACAGATGTGTGTTTAACCTGTGCCGGGGCTGCTGCAAGAAGCGAGCTTTCAAAGAGACGGCTGACTGTCCAG GTCATGGACTGCTTTTTAAAACCAAACTGGAGAAGTCTCTGGCCTGGAAGGGGGCCCAGCCGCGGCTGCAGGAACCACAGCAGGCCAGGCCTGGAGAACCAGGTGGCTTCCCGGAGGTCATGGGCAGTGCCCTGGCCTGA
- the DUS1L gene encoding tRNA-dihydrouridine(16/17) synthase [NAD(P)(+)]-like isoform X3, with product MPKLQGFEFWSCTLGGARHVVAPMVDQSELAWRLLSRRHGAQLCYTPMLHAQVFIRDANYRKENLYCDVCPEDRPLIVQFCANDPEVFVQAALLAQDYCDAIDLNLGCPQMIAKREIDKTVRYAQMLEKAGCQLLTVHGRTKEQKGPLSGTASWEHIKAVRKAVAIPVFANGNIQCLRDVERCIQDTGVQGVMSAEGNLHNPALFEGRSPAVWELAEEYLDIVRQHPCPLSYVRAHLFKLWHHTLQVHQQLREELAKVKTLEGIAAVSQELKLRCQEDISRQKEGEKPSGGLPFFHWICQPYFRPGPRDGSRESGGARSKRALEEEEGSTDVLSKNKQKKKLRNPHKTFDPSLKPKYAKCDQCGNPKGNRCVFNLCRGCCKKRAFKETADCPGHGLLFKTKLEKSLAWKGAQPRLQEPQQARPGEPGGFPEVMGSALA from the exons ATGCCAAAGCTGCAGGGCTTCGAGTTCTGGAGCTGTACCCTGGGGGGGGCCCGCCACGTGGTGGCCCCCATGGTGGACCAAAGCGAGCTGGCCTGGAGGCTGCTGAGCCGCCGCCACGGGGCCCAGCTGTGCTACACACCCATGCTGCACGCCCAGGTCTTCATTCGAGATGCCAACTACCGCAAGGAGAACCTGTACTGCGACGTGTGCCCCGAGGACCGGCCTCTCATTGTGCAG TTCTGTGCCAATGACCCGGAGGTGTTTGTCCAGGCAGCTCTCCTGGCTCAGGACTACTGCGATGCCATCGACCTGAATTTGGGCTGCCCGCAGATGATAGCCAAGCGAG AGATTGACAAGACCGTAAGGTACGCCCAGATGCTGGAAAAGGCTGGCTGCCAG TTGCTGACTGTCCACGGGCGCACCAAGGAGCAGAAGGGGCCCTTGTCGGGCACCGCGTCCTGGGAGCACATCAAGGCTGTGCG GAAGGCAGTGGCCATCCCCGTGTTTGCCAATGGGAACATCCAGTGCCTGCGGGACGTGGAACGCTGCATCCAGGACACGGGGGTGCAAGGGGTCATGAGTGCAG AGGGAAACCTGCACAACCCTGCCCTGTTCGAGGGCCGCAGTCCTGCCGTGTGGGAGCTGGCCGAGGAGTACCTGGACATCGTGCGGCAGCACCCCTGCCCTCTGTCCTACGTCCGGGCCCACCTCTTTAAGCTGTGGCACCACAC GCTGCAGGTGCATCAGCAGCTTCGAGAGGAGCTCGCCAAAGTGAAGACCCTGGAGGGCATTGCCGCAGTGAGCCAGGAGCTGAAGCTGCGGTGTCAG GAGGATATATCCaggcagaaggagggagagaagcctTCAGGCGGCTTGCCTTTCTTCCACTGGATCTGCCAGCCCTACTTCCGGCCAGG GCCCAGGGACGGGAGCAGGGAGAGCGGGGGTGCCCGTAGCAAGCgggccctggaggaggaggagggcagtACAGACGTCTTGTCCAAGAACaagcagaagaagaaactgaggaacCCCCATAAGACCTTCGACCCCTCGCTGAAGC CAAAATATGCAAAGTGTGATCAGTGTGGAAACCCAAAG GGCAACAGATGTGTGTTTAACCTGTGCCGGGGCTGCTGCAAGAAGCGAGCTTTCAAAGAGACGGCTGACTGTCCAG GTCATGGACTGCTTTTTAAAACCAAACTGGAGAAGTCTCTGGCCTGGAAGGGGGCCCAGCCGCGGCTGCAGGAACCACAGCAGGCCAGGCCTGGAGAACCAGGTGGCTTCCCGGAGGTCATGGGCAGTGCCCTGGCCTGA
- the DUS1L gene encoding tRNA-dihydrouridine(16/17) synthase [NAD(P)(+)]-like isoform X2 yields MPKLQGFEFWSCTLGGARHVVAPMVDQSELAWRLLSRRHGAQLCYTPMLHAQVFIRDANYRKENLYCDVCPEDRPLIVQFCANDPEVFVQAALLAQDYCDAIDLNLGCPQMIAKRGHYGAFLQEEWDLLQRMKIDKTVRYAQMLEKAGCQLLTVHGRTKEQKGPLSGTASWEHIKAVRKAVAIPVFANGNIQCLRDVERCIQDTGVQGVMSAEGNLHNPALFEGRSPAVWELAEEYLDIVRQHPCPLSYVRAHLFKLWHHTLQVHQQLREELAKVKTLEGIAAVSQELKLRCQEDISRQKEGEKPSGGLPFFHWICQPYFRPGPRDGSRESGGARSKRALEEEEGSTDVLSKNKQKKKLRNPHKTFDPSLKPKYAKCDQCGNPKGNRCVFNLCRGCCKKRAFKETADCPGHGLLFKTKLEKSLAWKGAQPRLQEPQQARPGEPGGFPEVMGSALA; encoded by the exons ATGCCAAAGCTGCAGGGCTTCGAGTTCTGGAGCTGTACCCTGGGGGGGGCCCGCCACGTGGTGGCCCCCATGGTGGACCAAAGCGAGCTGGCCTGGAGGCTGCTGAGCCGCCGCCACGGGGCCCAGCTGTGCTACACACCCATGCTGCACGCCCAGGTCTTCATTCGAGATGCCAACTACCGCAAGGAGAACCTGTACTGCGACGTGTGCCCCGAGGACCGGCCTCTCATTGTGCAG TTCTGTGCCAATGACCCGGAGGTGTTTGTCCAGGCAGCTCTCCTGGCTCAGGACTACTGCGATGCCATCGACCTGAATTTGGGCTGCCCGCAGATGATAGCCAAGCGAG GTCACTATGGCGCCTTCCTGCAGGAGGAGTGGGACCTCCTCCAAAGAATGA AGATTGACAAGACCGTAAGGTACGCCCAGATGCTGGAAAAGGCTGGCTGCCAG TTGCTGACTGTCCACGGGCGCACCAAGGAGCAGAAGGGGCCCTTGTCGGGCACCGCGTCCTGGGAGCACATCAAGGCTGTGCG GAAGGCAGTGGCCATCCCCGTGTTTGCCAATGGGAACATCCAGTGCCTGCGGGACGTGGAACGCTGCATCCAGGACACGGGGGTGCAAGGGGTCATGAGTGCAG AGGGAAACCTGCACAACCCTGCCCTGTTCGAGGGCCGCAGTCCTGCCGTGTGGGAGCTGGCCGAGGAGTACCTGGACATCGTGCGGCAGCACCCCTGCCCTCTGTCCTACGTCCGGGCCCACCTCTTTAAGCTGTGGCACCACAC GCTGCAGGTGCATCAGCAGCTTCGAGAGGAGCTCGCCAAAGTGAAGACCCTGGAGGGCATTGCCGCAGTGAGCCAGGAGCTGAAGCTGCGGTGTCAG GAGGATATATCCaggcagaaggagggagagaagcctTCAGGCGGCTTGCCTTTCTTCCACTGGATCTGCCAGCCCTACTTCCGGCCAGG GCCCAGGGACGGGAGCAGGGAGAGCGGGGGTGCCCGTAGCAAGCgggccctggaggaggaggagggcagtACAGACGTCTTGTCCAAGAACaagcagaagaagaaactgaggaacCCCCATAAGACCTTCGACCCCTCGCTGAAGC CAAAATATGCAAAGTGTGATCAGTGTGGAAACCCAAAG GGCAACAGATGTGTGTTTAACCTGTGCCGGGGCTGCTGCAAGAAGCGAGCTTTCAAAGAGACGGCTGACTGTCCAG GTCATGGACTGCTTTTTAAAACCAAACTGGAGAAGTCTCTGGCCTGGAAGGGGGCCCAGCCGCGGCTGCAGGAACCACAGCAGGCCAGGCCTGGAGAACCAGGTGGCTTCCCGGAGGTCATGGGCAGTGCCCTGGCCTGA